One genomic segment of Hevea brasiliensis isolate MT/VB/25A 57/8 chromosome 3, ASM3005281v1, whole genome shotgun sequence includes these proteins:
- the LOC131178362 gene encoding uncharacterized mitochondrial protein AtMg00860-like — protein sequence MREKKLYTKFSKCEFWLKQVAFLGHIVLVEEIRVDPNKIKAILEWKPPKNITEVISFLGVAGYYRRFAKGFSIIASPLTKLLRKNAKFVWNDKCHEIFERLKALLTEAPFLALPTKGVDYIRHYLYGEKCHMFTNHKSLKYLGTQKELNLRQRRWLELIKDYDCTIDYQLGKVNVVIDALSKKSMAGMLTFSLPLLLELKALKARLELQNNDSILAQLTLKPLLIDEVVEAQKKDD from the exons ATGAGGGAGAAAAAGCTTTATACCAAATTCtccaaatgtgaattttggcttaagCAAGTGGCATTTCTTGGGCATATTGTATTAGTTGAAGAAATAAGAGTGGATCCTAACAAAATAAAAGCAATATTGGAGTGGAAGCCACCTAAGAATATAACAGAGGTCATAAGCTTTCTAGGAGTAGCGGGATATTATAGGCGATTTGCGAAGGGGTTTTCAATCATTGCTTCACCCCTCACTAAATTGCTTAGGAAGAATGCAAAATTTgtgtggaatgataaatgtcatgAGATTTTTGAAAGGTTAAAAGCTTTGTTGACTGAAGCTCCTTTTCTTGCATTGCCCACGAAAGGAGTGGATTATATA AGGCACTACCTTTATGGTGAGAAATGTCACATGTTTAcaaatcataagagcttgaagtatctgggcacacaGAAAGAacttaacttgaggcagaggagatggttagagcttatTAAAGATTATGACTGCACCATAGATTACCAACTGGGTAAGGTTAATGTGGTTATAGATGCTTTGAGTAAGAAGTCCATGGCAGGGATGTTGACATTTTCATTACCCTTGCTACTTGAGTTGAAAGCACTTAAGGCACGATTGGAGTTACAAAACAACGACTCTATTCTAGCTCAGTTGACTCTGAAGCCACTTTTAATTGATGAGGTGGTAGAGGCACAGAAGAAAGATGACTAG
- the LOC131178361 gene encoding uncharacterized protein LOC131178361: MPLCWGEVGERKMLGPELVQETKDKVRLIRERLKAASDRQKSYADLKRREIKYQVGDKVFLKVSPWKKIVRFGRKGKLSPRFIGPYELIDRVGPVAYRLALTLELEKIHNIFHAYMLRRYRLDPSHILPVEEIEMNPDLTYDEEPMRILAHEVR, encoded by the coding sequence ATGCCTTTATGTTGGGGTGAGGTTGGTGAAAGGAAAATGTTGGGCCCTGAACTTGTTCAAGAGACTAAGGATAAGGTGAGATTGATTAGAGAAAGACTTAAGGCAGCCtctgatagacagaagtcctatgcAGACTTAAAGAGGCGAGAGATCAAGTACCAAGTGGGAGATAAGGTGTTTTTGAAAGTCTCTccatggaagaaaattgtaagattTGGGCGCAAGGGCAAATTGAGTCCCAGATTCATTGGACCTTATGAGCTGATTGATAGGGTGGGACCAGTAGCATATAGACTAGCATtaactctagagttggagaaaatCCATAATATTTTTCATGCctacatgttgaggaggtacagattggATCCCTCACACattttaccagtagaagaaattgagatGAACCCGGATTTAacctatgatgaagaacccatgaGGATTTTGGCCCATGAAGTGAGATAG